A single Prevotella sp. E15-22 DNA region contains:
- a CDS encoding DUF4134 domain-containing protein: MQKNWSKLCSLLKSCKTKLSYQGLRLASLALMLMMSTGYAMADAGSSAITGAVGTFKGYIDPVRNLLYVIAAVVSIIGAFNVFYKMNNGDQDVKKTIMMTIGGCAALVAMAVALPKFFGY; this comes from the coding sequence ATGCAGAAAAACTGGAGCAAGCTCTGCTCCCTTTTGAAGTCATGTAAGACGAAACTGTCTTACCAAGGTTTGAGACTCGCCAGCTTGGCGTTGATGTTGATGATGAGCACGGGCTATGCTATGGCCGATGCCGGATCGAGTGCCATCACAGGTGCTGTAGGTACCTTCAAGGGTTACATCGACCCAGTACGAAACCTTCTCTATGTGATTGCCGCAGTGGTCAGCATCATTGGAGCCTTCAACGTGTTCTACAAGATGAACAATGGCGACCAGGATGTCAAGAAGACCATCATGATGACCATTGGCGGTTGTGCCGCACTGGTAGCGATGGCCGTTGCCCTGCCTAAGTTCTTTGGCTATTAA
- a CDS encoding DUF4133 domain-containing protein: protein MEANYAGYPVYKGLQMPLEFMGIRGRFILIAAATFGAAFLGFIAGYVLFGLGIALLVLGVSAGGGLLTIYLKQRNGLHTKQKEKGIKHYHHLYEH from the coding sequence ATGGAAGCGAACTACGCAGGTTACCCCGTGTATAAAGGTCTCCAGATGCCCTTGGAGTTTATGGGCATCCGGGGACGCTTTATCCTCATTGCCGCAGCCACCTTCGGAGCAGCTTTCCTCGGCTTCATTGCCGGATATGTCCTCTTTGGACTCGGTATCGCCCTGCTTGTGCTGGGTGTCAGTGCCGGAGGCGGTCTGCTTACCATCTATCTGAAGCAAAGAAACGGCTTGCATACCAAGCAGAAAGAAAAAGGAATCAAACACTATCATCATCTGTATGAGCACTAG
- a CDS encoding TraG family conjugative transposon ATPase, which translates to MSTRKNTLDGLFTGIEDITDARGRVVNTVLYSKAGNYSSIFEIENPVQQYCTDADQYYAFMNVLDHILQTLGEGYALQKQDIFCRQAYHHDITPDMEFLTQSYFKYYEGRPYTEIRTFIVITQETRKSTFVAYDPKKWAEFNNKVQKVKDILEEKGLPHHLLDRKEIDEYLHRFMAFDFKKGPFGMTNLKCTDECLKMGDKVVKNFSLVDIDVIDLPNVIHPVQTKPVNGYPVSTDLLSFLSTVPLTDCVAYNQVIQIPAQRKERQRLIGKSKRHASMPDPSNKIAKADIDEVLEVIATEQKSLVWTNFNVLVSCKPEHLTKVTSYLETKLFEVGIAPSKSAYNQLELFMDSFPGNAYSFNKDYDLFLTLQDSALCLFYKERMKHDEVTPLKVFYTDRQGVPIAIDFTGKEGEKKLTNNSNFFCLGPSGSGKSFSTNTVVRQLIEQDTDVVMVDTGDSYEGICGYFHGTYISYSKEHPISMNPFKVSDVEYQQNFGEKKNFLKSLIFQIFKGNKAPEKLEDTIIDTVLNEYYDAYFHPFSGYTSEEKEELRKQLLLADKRNGKYGEYIEAIENDKDVVEEGTTDSTDCTDRAGRQSYSEDEKAHHAKVQRIVEKLHNLANDSAASAGERVHANNQLMRLMPELIEGHYLMKIDQRIERMERQKRDLKVTKLSFDTFYEYACERIPQMMDEKSIAFPINEFAAILEPFHKGGKLETILNNDMDLNLFDEKFIVFEIDKIKDDPVLFPIVVLIIMDVFLQKMRIKKGRKALIIEEAWKAISSPTMAEYIKYLYKTVRKFHGIAGVVTQELGDVIDSPIVKEAIINNSDIKILLDQAKFKDRYGEIAAILGITDVQRQQIFTINSLDNHEGRNYFKEVWICRGQSADVYGVEEPPECYMAYTTERAEKEALKIYIKHYGDDTVEGIRHFCQDMEKAGLTGKYLKFANEVNKQQNVMELWDKVA; encoded by the coding sequence ATGAGCACTAGGAAAAACACACTGGACGGACTTTTTACGGGCATCGAGGATATTACCGATGCACGGGGCAGAGTTGTCAATACCGTGCTGTATAGCAAGGCAGGCAACTACAGTTCTATCTTCGAGATAGAGAACCCCGTGCAGCAGTATTGTACCGATGCAGACCAGTACTATGCCTTTATGAACGTGCTGGATCATATCCTCCAGACCCTTGGTGAAGGCTATGCCCTGCAGAAGCAGGACATCTTCTGCCGACAGGCCTACCACCATGACATCACCCCTGATATGGAGTTCCTGACCCAAAGCTATTTTAAGTACTATGAGGGCAGACCCTATACCGAAATCCGCACTTTTATTGTCATCACCCAGGAAACCCGGAAGAGCACCTTTGTTGCCTATGACCCCAAGAAATGGGCAGAGTTCAATAACAAGGTGCAGAAGGTAAAGGACATTCTGGAGGAAAAGGGCTTGCCACACCATTTGTTAGACAGGAAGGAGATAGACGAATACCTCCACCGCTTCATGGCCTTTGACTTCAAAAAAGGACCATTCGGTATGACGAACTTAAAGTGTACTGATGAGTGCCTGAAGATGGGCGATAAAGTCGTCAAGAACTTCTCACTCGTTGACATCGACGTGATAGACCTGCCGAATGTCATTCATCCTGTGCAGACCAAGCCCGTCAACGGCTATCCGGTCAGCACCGATTTACTGTCGTTTCTCTCCACAGTACCCCTGACGGACTGTGTGGCCTATAACCAGGTCATCCAGATACCAGCCCAGAGAAAGGAACGTCAGCGACTCATAGGAAAAAGTAAGCGACATGCCTCCATGCCAGACCCCAGCAACAAGATTGCCAAGGCCGACATCGACGAGGTTCTGGAAGTCATTGCTACAGAACAAAAGTCACTCGTCTGGACAAACTTCAATGTTCTCGTGTCCTGTAAGCCAGAACATCTGACCAAGGTCACCTCCTACTTAGAAACCAAACTCTTTGAGGTGGGCATAGCCCCAAGCAAGTCAGCCTATAACCAACTGGAACTGTTTATGGACTCCTTCCCCGGCAATGCTTATAGCTTCAATAAAGACTATGACCTCTTCCTGACCCTGCAGGACTCGGCTTTGTGCCTCTTCTATAAGGAGCGCATGAAGCATGACGAGGTGACACCGCTGAAGGTATTCTATACCGACAGACAGGGAGTGCCTATAGCCATTGATTTCACAGGAAAGGAAGGAGAAAAGAAACTCACCAACAACTCTAACTTCTTCTGCTTAGGCCCAAGTGGCAGTGGCAAGAGCTTTTCGACCAATACCGTGGTTCGCCAGTTGATTGAGCAGGACACCGATGTCGTGATGGTTGATACCGGTGACTCGTATGAAGGTATCTGTGGCTATTTCCATGGCACCTATATCAGCTACAGCAAGGAGCATCCAATCTCGATGAACCCTTTCAAGGTCAGTGATGTAGAGTATCAGCAGAACTTCGGAGAGAAGAAAAACTTCCTGAAGTCCCTCATCTTCCAGATTTTCAAAGGTAACAAAGCACCTGAAAAACTGGAGGACACCATCATAGATACCGTGCTGAACGAGTATTATGATGCGTACTTCCATCCCTTTAGTGGTTATACCAGCGAAGAGAAGGAAGAGCTGCGGAAGCAACTCTTACTGGCTGACAAGCGTAACGGGAAGTACGGTGAGTATATCGAGGCCATTGAGAATGACAAGGATGTTGTGGAGGAAGGAACCACGGATTCAACGGATTGTACGGATAGAGCAGGCAGACAGAGCTACAGCGAGGATGAAAAGGCACACCATGCCAAGGTGCAGCGCATCGTAGAGAAACTGCATAACCTCGCCAATGATTCTGCTGCCAGTGCCGGAGAGCGTGTACATGCCAATAACCAGCTGATGCGTCTGATGCCAGAGCTGATAGAAGGTCACTATCTGATGAAGATAGACCAGCGGATAGAGCGTATGGAGCGGCAGAAGCGTGACCTGAAAGTGACGAAGCTGAGCTTTGATACTTTTTATGAATACGCCTGTGAACGCATTCCTCAGATGATGGACGAGAAGAGCATAGCCTTCCCCATCAATGAGTTTGCCGCTATCCTGGAACCCTTCCATAAGGGAGGAAAGTTGGAAACCATCCTCAATAACGACATGGACTTGAACCTCTTTGATGAGAAGTTCATTGTCTTTGAGATAGACAAGATCAAGGATGACCCCGTGCTGTTCCCCATTGTAGTGCTGATTATCATGGATGTCTTTTTGCAGAAGATGCGCATCAAGAAGGGACGCAAGGCACTGATTATCGAAGAGGCATGGAAAGCCATCTCCTCACCCACGATGGCAGAGTATATCAAGTACCTGTATAAGACGGTGAGAAAGTTCCACGGCATTGCAGGCGTGGTGACTCAGGAACTCGGTGATGTGATAGACTCTCCGATTGTCAAGGAAGCCATCATCAACAATAGCGACATCAAAATCCTTCTCGACCAAGCCAAGTTCAAGGACAGGTATGGTGAGATAGCTGCCATCCTCGGTATCACTGACGTACAGCGACAGCAGATCTTTACTATCAACTCACTGGACAACCATGAGGGACGTAACTACTTCAAGGAAGTCTGGATATGCAGAGGTCAGAGTGCCGATGTCTATGGTGTGGAAGAGCCTCCTGAGTGCTATATGGCCTATACGACTGAACGCGCAGAGAAGGAAGCCCTGAAAATCTATATCAAGCACTATGGCGATGATACCGTAGAGGGCATCCGCCACTTCTGTCAGGATATGGAGAAGGCTGGACTGACAGGTAAGTATTTGAAATTCGCCAACGAAGTCAACAAGCAACAAAACGTGATGGAACTATGGGACAAAGTAGCATAA
- a CDS encoding DUF5045 domain-containing protein, protein MRKTLITITMGLALLPQMSKAQVYDEEKRLQWRSMETGPLEFEPKFYYWLFHNNYAHHEWEWEWHGLFHSGFYLNLKPHKSDAKPLLPKRTLGAATDEWTRESTDAQEKNFKHQLEQETLAAADRRIDAAYLLFKDDFDEMQQKISAGLTYCMANSKGDTNVISLVNSLSNQNRFITEQVSYVHKSSNGYELENAKREECYIKLKADMEKVTQSTIDLMRYVEVSK, encoded by the coding sequence ATGAGAAAGACATTGATTACAATAACGATGGGTTTGGCTTTACTGCCGCAGATGAGTAAGGCTCAGGTCTATGATGAAGAAAAACGTCTGCAATGGCGGTCGATGGAAACCGGCCCGTTGGAGTTTGAACCGAAGTTCTACTATTGGCTGTTTCATAACAACTATGCCCATCATGAGTGGGAATGGGAGTGGCATGGACTGTTCCATAGCGGATTCTATCTGAACCTGAAGCCCCATAAGAGCGATGCCAAGCCACTGTTGCCGAAACGTACGTTAGGTGCTGCTACTGATGAGTGGACACGGGAATCCACTGATGCCCAGGAGAAGAACTTCAAGCATCAGCTGGAGCAAGAGACATTGGCAGCAGCAGACCGCCGGATTGATGCCGCCTATCTGCTCTTCAAGGATGACTTTGACGAGATGCAGCAGAAAATCTCTGCAGGACTAACCTATTGCATGGCCAACAGCAAAGGCGATACCAATGTCATATCCTTGGTTAACAGCCTCTCCAATCAGAACCGCTTTATCACGGAGCAAGTCAGTTACGTACATAAGAGCAGTAACGGCTATGAGCTGGAGAATGCCAAACGGGAAGAGTGCTATATCAAGCTGAAAGCTGATATGGAGAAGGTGACACAAAGCACCATTGACTTGATGAGATATGTAGAAGTTTCAAAATAG